In Desulfovibrio sp., a single genomic region encodes these proteins:
- a CDS encoding vitamin B12-dependent ribonucleotide reductase yields MLAQPKDLPEPQLKPNTEVVLQKRYLRKNLDGQTIETPRDLFWRVAAAIAVEEEKYEGSSQKSGQLARDFYDLMTSWKFLPNSPTLMNAGTDLGQLSACFVLPVGDSIEEIFDAVKYAAMIHKSGGGTGFSFSRLRPKDSRVGSTGGVASGPVSFLRIFNTATEQIKQGGTRRGANMGILRVDHPDILEFIGAKEKEGEFNNFNLSVGLTEAFMQAVERDEQYDLVAPNNGEVMKRLPAREVFDLLVRKAWLSGDPGIVFLDRINRDNPTPDQGDIESTNPCGEQPLLPFEACNLGSINLSCFYVPGHENDADPTGKGIDWDDLRHAVHLGVRFLDNVIDASRFPLDRISETVRKNRKIGLGVMGFADLLFQLGVAYDSQEGIDLGERIMAFVQEEGHKASALLAQERGPFPAYETSVYGRRKLGPYRNATVTTIAPTGTLSIIAGCSSGVEPLFALCFTRNILDGERLVEVNPHFAEALEDGGLFSHELMDAVVARGSIQGMDYLPAPLRKVFVTAMDIAPVWHLRMQAAFQRHTDNAVSKTVNLSNSATEQDIREIYWLAYQEGCKGVTVYRDGCKSIQVLATGEGQKKMDGDSAPESGTAGQQGSAPAAASPIAAPTSLVRKRPDEVQGFTRKVQTGLGAMYLTVNEVDGKPFEVFATIGKSGRSITAKAEAIGRLVSLALRSGVHVRDVVAQIKGIGGEHPVFRGKGLLLSIPDAIAWVLEQRYLKDEVVDTVSDLAVNRCPDCGEKLVFQEGCLICPACGFSRCG; encoded by the coding sequence ATGCTCGCACAGCCCAAAGATCTCCCTGAGCCACAGTTGAAGCCCAATACCGAAGTCGTTTTGCAAAAGCGTTATCTGCGCAAAAACCTGGACGGACAGACTATCGAAACGCCACGCGATCTTTTTTGGCGCGTGGCAGCCGCCATTGCCGTTGAAGAAGAAAAATACGAGGGCTCCAGCCAGAAGAGCGGGCAGTTGGCCCGCGATTTTTATGACCTCATGACCAGCTGGAAGTTTCTGCCCAACTCGCCGACCCTCATGAACGCGGGTACTGACCTGGGGCAGCTTTCCGCCTGTTTCGTGCTGCCAGTGGGCGACTCCATTGAAGAGATTTTTGACGCCGTCAAATACGCGGCCATGATCCACAAGTCCGGCGGAGGCACCGGCTTTTCCTTTTCGCGCCTGCGCCCCAAGGACAGCCGGGTAGGCTCAACCGGGGGCGTGGCCTCCGGGCCTGTGTCCTTTTTGCGCATCTTCAATACCGCCACGGAGCAGATTAAGCAGGGGGGCACTCGGCGCGGAGCCAACATGGGCATCCTGCGGGTGGATCACCCGGATATTCTCGAGTTTATAGGCGCCAAGGAAAAAGAGGGTGAATTCAATAATTTCAATCTTTCCGTCGGATTGACTGAAGCCTTCATGCAGGCCGTGGAACGGGACGAACAATATGACCTCGTGGCCCCCAACAACGGCGAAGTCATGAAGCGTCTGCCCGCGCGCGAGGTTTTTGACCTGCTGGTGCGCAAGGCATGGCTGTCGGGCGATCCCGGCATTGTCTTTCTTGATCGCATCAACCGCGACAATCCCACGCCGGATCAGGGCGACATTGAATCGACCAACCCTTGCGGCGAGCAGCCCCTGCTGCCCTTTGAAGCCTGCAACCTCGGGTCCATCAATCTTTCCTGCTTTTATGTTCCTGGGCACGAAAACGATGCCGACCCGACCGGCAAGGGCATAGACTGGGACGACCTGCGCCATGCCGTGCATCTGGGTGTGCGCTTTCTCGACAATGTCATTGACGCCTCGCGCTTTCCCCTTGACCGCATCAGCGAAACCGTGCGCAAAAACCGCAAGATCGGTCTGGGCGTTATGGGCTTTGCCGACCTGCTCTTTCAGCTTGGCGTGGCCTATGACTCGCAAGAGGGCATTGACCTTGGCGAGCGGATCATGGCCTTTGTGCAGGAGGAAGGGCACAAGGCATCGGCCCTGCTGGCCCAGGAGCGCGGGCCTTTCCCGGCCTACGAAACCTCGGTGTACGGCCGCCGCAAGCTTGGGCCGTACCGTAACGCTACGGTAACCACCATCGCGCCCACGGGCACGCTCTCCATCATCGCTGGCTGCTCGTCCGGCGTGGAACCGCTTTTCGCCCTGTGCTTTACACGCAATATTCTGGATGGCGAGCGCCTCGTGGAAGTGAATCCGCATTTTGCGGAGGCGCTTGAAGACGGCGGGCTGTTCAGCCATGAGCTGATGGACGCCGTGGTGGCCAGAGGCTCCATTCAGGGCATGGACTATCTGCCCGCACCCCTGCGCAAGGTCTTTGTGACCGCCATGGACATCGCGCCAGTGTGGCATCTGCGCATGCAGGCGGCCTTTCAGCGGCACACGGACAATGCCGTGTCCAAAACCGTCAACCTGTCCAACAGCGCCACAGAGCAGGACATCCGCGAAATTTACTGGCTGGCGTATCAGGAAGGCTGCAAGGGCGTCACCGTCTACCGCGACGGCTGCAAGAGCATTCAGGTGCTCGCCACGGGCGAGGGACAGAAGAAAATGGACGGCGATTCCGCGCCCGAATCGGGCACGGCCGGGCAGCAGGGCAGCGCGCCTGCCGCAGCTTCACCCATCGCCGCGCCCACGTCCCTGGTGCGCAAACGCCCCGACGAGGTGCAGGGCTTTACCCGCAAGGTGCAGACGGGCCTTGGGGCCATGTACCTTACGGTCAATGAGGTGGACGGCAAGCCCTTTGAGGTTTTTGCCACCATTGGCAAGTCCGGCCGCTCCATTACCGCCAAGGCCGAGGCCATAGGCCGCCTTGTTTCTCTGGCCCTGCGCTCCGGCGTCCACGTGCGCGACGTTGTGGCGCAGATCAAGGGCATTGGCGGCGAACACCCCGTCTTTCGCGGCAAGGGCCTGCTGCTTTCCATCCCCGACGCCATTGCCTGGGTGCTGGAGCAGCGCTACCTCAAGGATGAGGTTGTGGATACGGTCAGCGACCTTGCCGTCAATCGCTGCCCCGACTGCGGCGAAAAACTCGTTTTTCAGGAAGGTTGCCTGATTTGCCCGGCTTGCGGGTTTTCCCGCTGCGGATAG
- a CDS encoding metal-dependent hydrolase: MKWITHQATAVAAALALHLPAAGVAAACVGAVMPDVLDQRMAGLAPTRRGRQKIFNAVHRGTTHWFGWWLILCAVAFAAPGAQMGPMGRDVLLGLGFGGLSHVVLDMLTPSGVPLTPFSRSNKFSLKLCSTGSLGEYCFLLCVVGLAWWFYGADLLKLTRHLAHTKIL, translated from the coding sequence ATGAAGTGGATAACCCATCAGGCCACGGCCGTTGCTGCGGCCCTGGCCCTGCACCTGCCCGCCGCCGGAGTGGCGGCGGCCTGCGTCGGGGCTGTCATGCCCGACGTGCTGGACCAGCGCATGGCGGGCCTTGCCCCCACCAGGCGCGGGCGGCAAAAAATATTCAATGCCGTACACAGGGGGACTACCCACTGGTTCGGCTGGTGGCTGATCTTGTGCGCAGTGGCTTTTGCCGCGCCTGGCGCACAAATGGGCCCCATGGGGCGTGATGTGTTGCTGGGCCTTGGCTTCGGCGGACTCAGTCACGTGGTTCTGGACATGCTGACGCCATCGGGCGTGCCCCTTACGCCCTTTTCACGCAGCAACAAGTTTTCGCTCAAACTGTGCTCCACAGGCAGCCTGGGGGAATACTGCTTTTTGCTTTGCGTTGTGGGCCTTGCATGGTGGTTCTATGGCGCTGACCTTTTGAAGCTGACGCGTCATCTGGCCCATACGAAAATACTGTAG
- the cfa gene encoding cyclopropane fatty acyl phospholipid synthase has protein sequence MYESDIKKMLASVDVAIDGPRPWDIQVHNNKLYGRVLRFANLGLGEAYMEGWWDCKALDQFFCKVLRGGLERRFRFTLPVLLEFVSYLFRNLQSPERAHMVAVHHYDFGNEVFEAMLDTSMQYSCAFWQGVDTLEAAQRQKMDMICRKLMLRPGMRVLDIGCGWGGLGRYMAREYGVSVTGVTVSGAQAQYARDHSKGLDVRWLLQDYRSLAGTYDRIVSVGMFEHVGHKNYDVFMDKARSLLAEDGLFLLHTIGSNEPHHSVDPWIEKYIFKNGILPSISLLGKCAEGRFVMEDWHNFGADYDKTLVCWANNFIRGRKEGRFQCSELQSRMFLYYLLSCAGAFRARDLQLWQLVLSPGGVAGGYARP, from the coding sequence ATGTATGAATCAGACATTAAAAAAATGCTGGCTTCGGTTGATGTCGCCATTGACGGGCCCCGTCCCTGGGATATTCAGGTTCACAACAACAAATTGTATGGACGCGTTCTGCGTTTTGCCAACCTTGGGCTGGGTGAGGCCTATATGGAAGGCTGGTGGGACTGCAAGGCCCTGGATCAGTTCTTCTGTAAGGTTTTGCGCGGGGGGCTTGAAAGGCGCTTCCGTTTTACCCTGCCTGTCCTGCTTGAGTTTGTCTCCTACCTTTTCCGCAATCTTCAAAGTCCTGAACGCGCGCACATGGTGGCGGTGCATCACTATGATTTCGGTAATGAAGTGTTTGAGGCCATGCTCGACACATCAATGCAGTACAGTTGCGCTTTCTGGCAGGGTGTGGACACGCTTGAGGCGGCGCAACGGCAGAAGATGGACATGATTTGCCGCAAGCTGATGCTACGGCCGGGCATGCGCGTTCTCGACATCGGCTGCGGCTGGGGCGGGCTTGGAAGGTATATGGCCCGCGAGTATGGCGTAAGCGTTACCGGAGTGACGGTTTCCGGGGCACAGGCTCAATACGCGCGCGACCACAGCAAGGGTCTGGACGTGCGCTGGCTGTTGCAGGATTACCGCTCGCTGGCAGGCACGTATGACCGTATTGTTTCCGTCGGGATGTTCGAGCATGTGGGGCACAAGAATTATGACGTCTTTATGGACAAGGCGCGCAGCCTGCTGGCTGAGGACGGTCTGTTTTTGCTGCACACCATCGGGAGCAACGAACCCCATCACAGCGTGGACCCCTGGATTGAAAAGTATATTTTCAAAAACGGCATCCTGCCCAGTATTTCTCTTTTGGGAAAATGCGCGGAAGGCCGCTTTGTGATGGAAGACTGGCACAACTTTGGCGCGGATTATGACAAAACGCTCGTATGTTGGGCCAACAACTTCATCAGGGGGAGAAAAGAAGGCAGGTTTCAGTGCAGTGAACTTCAAAGCCGCATGTTTTTGTACTATCTGTTGAGTTGCGCCGGAGCCTTTCGCGCGCGCGATCTGCAACTGTGGCAGCTTGTGCTGAGTCCGGGAGGCGTTGCGGGCGGGTATGCCCGACCCTGA
- the fabZ gene encoding 3-hydroxyacyl-ACP dehydratase FabZ — MQESAPQSQRMDIQRILRLLPHRYPFLLVDRVVECVPGSHIKAYKNVTFNEPFFQGHFPDAPIMPGVLILEALAQTGGLLAAAGMGDLDDKLFLFTGLDAVKFRRQVVPGDRLDLECSNLRLKLRLCKMEARAFVDGKLAAEAQITAAIGDRPKN, encoded by the coding sequence ATGCAGGAATCAGCCCCTCAGTCCCAACGCATGGACATACAACGTATTTTGCGCCTGCTCCCCCACCGCTACCCCTTCCTGCTGGTGGACAGGGTGGTGGAGTGTGTGCCCGGTTCACACATAAAGGCATACAAAAACGTGACCTTTAACGAACCTTTTTTTCAGGGACACTTTCCCGACGCGCCCATTATGCCCGGCGTTCTCATCCTTGAGGCTCTGGCCCAGACGGGCGGCCTGCTGGCAGCTGCGGGCATGGGCGACCTGGACGACAAGCTTTTTCTTTTCACCGGCCTCGACGCTGTGAAATTCCGCCGCCAGGTGGTGCCCGGCGACCGCCTTGACCTCGAATGCTCCAATCTGCGCCTCAAGCTCAGACTCTGCAAAATGGAAGCCCGCGCCTTTGTGGACGGCAAACTGGCGGCAGAAGCGCAGATTACCGCAGCTATCGGCGACAGGCCCAAAAACTGA
- a CDS encoding OmpH family outer membrane protein, with the protein MRKVLMMTLVVCMLMAGTALAADSNAVPAAKIGVVDMQTVATQSDPAEAAKKQMEDKFGKERSALEKQGEALKNKAEALKNPKVSEEKKLEFIRAKQDLDQKTRNFLRKVEQEEVKLRQDMVTLVFSATYEVARTKGFNFVVDVTAGGVLYADQSMDLTQDVLTEVNKLYKEKKNDKGGKK; encoded by the coding sequence ATGCGCAAGGTTTTGATGATGACCTTAGTGGTCTGCATGCTCATGGCTGGAACGGCGCTTGCGGCTGACAGCAATGCCGTGCCGGCTGCCAAAATTGGCGTTGTGGACATGCAAACAGTGGCCACTCAGAGCGATCCCGCCGAAGCAGCCAAGAAGCAGATGGAAGACAAGTTCGGCAAAGAACGTTCTGCTCTTGAAAAGCAGGGCGAAGCTCTGAAAAATAAGGCCGAAGCTCTCAAGAATCCCAAGGTCAGCGAAGAAAAAAAGCTTGAATTCATTCGCGCCAAGCAGGATCTGGATCAGAAGACCCGCAACTTCCTGCGCAAGGTTGAGCAGGAAGAAGTCAAACTGCGCCAGGATATGGTTACCCTGGTTTTCAGCGCCACCTATGAAGTGGCCCGCACCAAGGGTTTCAACTTCGTGGTGGACGTGACCGCCGGCGGCGTTCTGTATGCCGACCAGTCTATGGATCTGACCCAGGACGTGCTCACCGAAGTGAACAAGCTTTATAAAGAAAAGAAGAACGACAAGGGCGGCAAAAAATAG
- a CDS encoding N-acetylmuramoyl-L-alanine amidase, producing the protein MFFLLALCLLVVFFYDTGYTSLPPTGKRYDTAKAGVETLRLDAKRANLREPWEKLAAEFRAIYDADPGWPNRPAALFRAAESLEELARRSFAKADARKAIECYEAVAMRHADSRLADDALFHAARLRAAWLKDDKGALELLNRIKTQYPKGDMLPEALALEKTLLASAQGRTAPEAKQVATAEARPSIEDQASSPSAQDKDKKRADAGASATPSQSAPAQSAPTQAAPTQSVPGSTALAAAPATLLPQDQILPRYRKAKADMESLSADKVRSCWRQPWEDLAAEFLLIYQSRKNWAISPGALFRAASSQESLANCSHLAAEYRQARDLYLNLAQEFPKSALADDALLQAAAIEADRLNQPQEALELLDAIATLYPQGDMLPQAKTLRQRLSGGTDVAAAPVGKAGTAPAPATPPEVHTLSWNSLSKNSVEIVLDLSSPARYRARLEEGKKGAGSSLYLEFDDASVVKDVRQGVTVKGSLLQSVRVRDRKGGGAVMQFSFRDVRRFDTQAESNPCRIVLHVAAGNAPLPTRQGAGAGFAGQDQPRDQANASDAPRHVNDMARQLGLTVRTVFIDAGHGGRDPGTHHNGILERVVTLDVATTLGRLLQANGVDVVYSRTNDTGLSLRERTTRANEVGADLFVSIHINANDDKSVNGFETYYLDLAQNAEAARVAALENAGSDHRLGDMQKMLADVMLTARVDESKKLAQDIQRIALFRLKKREYTVRNNGVKSAPFHVLLGAQMPAVLVELGYCTHAEEARNLANAKYRLTLAEGLAEGILAYKDRLLKKRTAQNSLTPESAGAM; encoded by the coding sequence GTGTTTTTCTTGCTGGCCCTCTGCCTGCTGGTAGTTTTCTTTTATGACACAGGCTACACGTCCTTGCCGCCCACGGGCAAACGCTACGATACCGCCAAGGCCGGCGTTGAAACGCTGCGCCTGGATGCAAAACGTGCCAACCTGCGTGAACCCTGGGAAAAGCTGGCTGCGGAATTTCGCGCCATCTATGATGCCGATCCCGGCTGGCCCAACCGCCCCGCTGCGCTTTTTCGCGCTGCGGAAAGCCTTGAGGAACTCGCCCGCCGCTCCTTTGCCAAGGCCGATGCCCGCAAGGCCATAGAGTGCTACGAGGCTGTGGCCATGCGCCACGCCGACAGCCGCCTTGCCGACGACGCCCTTTTTCACGCCGCCAGACTCCGCGCGGCCTGGCTCAAGGATGACAAGGGCGCGCTGGAACTTCTCAACCGCATCAAGACCCAGTATCCCAAGGGCGACATGCTGCCCGAAGCCCTGGCCCTGGAAAAAACCCTTCTGGCTTCCGCGCAGGGACGCACGGCCCCCGAAGCCAAACAGGTCGCCACTGCTGAAGCCAGGCCTTCCATTGAAGACCAGGCGTCGAGCCCCTCTGCCCAGGACAAGGATAAAAAGCGCGCTGATGCAGGCGCGTCTGCCACGCCCTCCCAATCTGCGCCCGCCCAATCTGCGCCAACCCAAGCTGCGCCAACCCAATCGGTGCCAGGCTCCACCGCTCTGGCGGCTGCCCCGGCCACCCTCCTGCCCCAGGATCAGATCTTGCCGCGCTACCGCAAGGCCAAGGCCGATATGGAAAGCCTGAGCGCCGACAAGGTACGCTCCTGCTGGAGACAACCCTGGGAAGATCTGGCGGCGGAATTTCTGCTTATTTATCAAAGCCGTAAAAACTGGGCCATATCGCCAGGCGCGCTCTTTCGTGCGGCTTCAAGCCAGGAGTCCCTTGCCAACTGCTCACACCTCGCAGCGGAATACCGCCAGGCACGTGACCTGTATCTGAACCTCGCGCAGGAATTTCCCAAAAGCGCTCTGGCGGACGACGCCCTCCTTCAGGCCGCAGCCATTGAGGCAGACAGGCTGAACCAGCCGCAGGAAGCCCTTGAGCTGCTTGACGCCATCGCCACCCTGTATCCGCAGGGCGACATGCTGCCGCAGGCCAAAACCCTACGCCAGCGCCTTTCCGGCGGGACTGACGTTGCCGCCGCGCCTGTGGGCAAAGCTGGCACAGCTCCCGCCCCGGCCACACCCCCTGAAGTCCACACGCTTTCCTGGAATTCACTGAGCAAGAACTCCGTGGAAATCGTGCTGGATCTTTCTTCTCCGGCCCGCTATCGCGCCCGGCTGGAAGAAGGCAAAAAAGGCGCAGGCTCCAGCCTGTATCTGGAATTTGACGATGCCTCCGTCGTCAAGGACGTGCGCCAGGGCGTTACGGTCAAGGGCAGCCTTTTGCAATCCGTCCGCGTGCGCGACCGCAAGGGCGGCGGCGCGGTGATGCAGTTCAGCTTCAGGGATGTACGGCGCTTTGACACACAGGCTGAAAGCAATCCCTGCCGCATAGTGTTGCACGTGGCGGCGGGCAATGCCCCTCTGCCCACCCGTCAGGGCGCCGGAGCGGGCTTTGCCGGGCAGGACCAGCCGCGTGACCAGGCAAACGCCTCCGACGCGCCACGGCATGTCAATGACATGGCCCGCCAGCTGGGCCTTACGGTGCGCACGGTCTTCATTGACGCCGGGCACGGTGGCCGTGACCCTGGCACCCACCACAATGGCATTCTTGAACGTGTCGTCACCCTGGACGTGGCCACGACTCTCGGCCGCTTGCTGCAAGCCAACGGGGTTGACGTGGTTTACAGCCGCACCAACGACACCGGGCTTTCCCTGCGCGAACGCACAACACGCGCCAATGAGGTGGGGGCAGACCTTTTTGTCTCCATCCACATCAATGCCAATGATGACAAGTCGGTCAACGGCTTTGAAACCTACTATCTTGATCTGGCCCAAAATGCCGAAGCCGCGCGTGTTGCGGCACTGGAAAACGCTGGCAGCGATCATCGTCTTGGTGATATGCAAAAGATGCTGGCTGATGTGATGCTCACTGCAAGAGTAGATGAATCAAAAAAACTTGCTCAGGATATTCAGCGTATTGCCCTTTTCAGGCTGAAAAAACGCGAGTATACTGTACGTAACAACGGCGTCAAATCCGCGCCTTTCCATGTGCTGCTTGGCGCGCAGATGCCAGCGGTGCTGGTTGAACTTGGCTATTGCACCCATGCCGAAGAAGCCCGTAACCTCGCCAACGCCAAATACCGGCTGACATTGGCCGAAGGACTGGCCGAGGGTATACTTGCATATAAAGATCGACTGTTAAAAAAGCGGACAGCCCAGAATTCCTTGACGCCAGAAAGCGCTGGTGCTATGTGA